The Kluyvera intermedia genome window below encodes:
- a CDS encoding methyl-accepting chemotaxis protein, whose protein sequence is MLYRLRISTTLFLILILCGFLQIGSNGLSFWAFRDGQNNIDQVDQSSQQLNALTESRASMLQASNMLNKAGTLTALSYPPNEVRGMIDEVKQELSQADALFKGFQALPLMNGRDAELQNQTAKTFAAWHEMLAHQTAWLENNQLAEFVAAPVQKTQDQFDNDYENWRKNIENYVGSAKQESRSDYYRSTLMFIAMVVISVVIMVGALWWVRRMVVQPLAIISSHFESIAKGNLARPIAVYGKNEISAIFAGLKAMQKSLRETVGHVRQGSYAMHTGISEIAAGNNDLSARTEQQAASLAETAASMEQLTATVSQNAENARQASDLAHGAADTAKRGGEQASHVAQTMQNIATSSKKISDIISVIDGIAFQTNILALNAAVEAARAGEQGRGFAVVAGEVRNLASRSAQAAKEIKVLIEESVSRVQQGSALVETSAHTMTEIVQSVTRVNDIMGEIASASDEQRRGIEQVALAVSQMDQVTQQNAALVEQGAAATQQLADQADSLSTVVSVFELEEVVKADKEHETVPLSAIPAVS, encoded by the coding sequence ATGCTTTATCGTCTTCGAATCTCTACCACGTTGTTTCTGATTTTGATCCTCTGCGGCTTTTTGCAGATTGGCAGTAACGGACTCTCTTTCTGGGCTTTTCGCGATGGGCAGAACAATATTGACCAGGTTGACCAGAGCAGCCAGCAGTTGAATGCCTTAACCGAGTCGCGTGCATCAATGCTGCAAGCCAGCAACATGCTCAACAAAGCGGGCACCTTGACGGCGCTAAGCTATCCGCCCAATGAGGTGCGCGGGATGATTGATGAGGTGAAGCAGGAACTCTCGCAGGCTGATGCGCTGTTTAAAGGCTTTCAGGCTTTACCGCTGATGAACGGGCGTGACGCCGAGTTGCAAAATCAGACGGCAAAGACCTTTGCCGCCTGGCATGAGATGCTGGCGCACCAGACTGCCTGGCTTGAGAACAATCAGCTGGCGGAATTTGTCGCCGCACCGGTACAGAAGACACAGGACCAGTTCGACAATGACTACGAGAACTGGCGCAAAAATATTGAGAACTATGTCGGCTCCGCGAAACAGGAAAGCCGGAGTGATTACTACCGCTCGACCCTGATGTTTATTGCCATGGTGGTGATTTCCGTGGTGATCATGGTGGGTGCGCTGTGGTGGGTGCGCCGGATGGTGGTGCAGCCGCTGGCGATTATCAGCAGCCATTTTGAGAGTATCGCAAAAGGCAACCTTGCGCGTCCTATTGCCGTATATGGCAAGAACGAAATCAGCGCCATCTTTGCCGGTCTGAAAGCGATGCAGAAATCCCTGCGTGAGACCGTGGGCCATGTGCGCCAGGGCAGCTACGCCATGCATACCGGCATTTCCGAAATTGCCGCCGGGAATAACGATCTCTCTGCCCGTACTGAACAGCAGGCGGCCTCGTTGGCTGAAACTGCCGCCAGCATGGAGCAGTTGACGGCCACCGTCAGCCAGAACGCCGAAAACGCCCGTCAGGCTTCTGACCTTGCCCACGGCGCTGCTGATACCGCTAAACGCGGCGGCGAACAGGCCAGCCATGTGGCGCAGACAATGCAGAATATCGCCACCAGTTCGAAGAAAATCAGCGACATTATCAGCGTTATCGACGGCATAGCCTTCCAGACAAACATTCTGGCGTTAAACGCAGCGGTGGAAGCCGCACGTGCTGGTGAACAAGGCCGTGGCTTTGCGGTCGTCGCCGGAGAAGTTCGCAACCTCGCCAGCCGTAGCGCCCAGGCTGCCAAAGAGATCAAGGTACTGATTGAAGAGTCTGTTTCCCGCGTCCAGCAAGGTTCAGCGCTGGTGGAAACCTCTGCCCACACCATGACGGAAATCGTCCAGTCGGTGACCCGAGTTAACGACATCATGGGCGAGATAGCCTCTGCGTCGGACGAACAGCGCCGCGGGATTGAGCAAGTGGCGCTGGCGGTCAGCCAGATGGATCAGGTCACGCAGCAAAACGCCGCGCTGGTGGAGCAGGGGGCGGCGGCAACGCAGCAACTGGCTGACCAGGCCGACAGCTTATCCACCGTCGTGTCCGTGTTTGAACTTGAAGAAGTCGTGAAGGCAGATAAGGAGCATGAAACTGTTCCGCTGTCCGCGATACCCGCAGTTTCCTGA
- the cheR gene encoding protein-glutamate O-methyltransferase CheR, whose product MTVSLPNGQSQLLSQLTQRLTLTDAQFRRICQLIYQRAGIVLADHKRDMVYNRLVRRLRTLNLDDFGHYLSLLEANGDSAEWQAFINSLTTNLTAFFREAHHFPTLAEHAARRQGEYRVWSAAASTGEEPYSIAITLADTLGTAPGRWKVVASDIDTEVLEKAQSGIYRQEELKTLSQQQLQRYFMRGTGPHDGLVRVRSELANYVEFSALNLLSAKYAISGPFDAIFCRNVMIYFDKATQQEILKRFVPLLKPDGLLFAGHSENFSHLAREFSLRGQTVYALSKGRA is encoded by the coding sequence ATGACTGTATCTCTGCCAAATGGGCAATCGCAATTACTGAGCCAGCTGACGCAGCGCCTGACGCTCACCGACGCGCAGTTTCGTCGGATATGTCAACTGATCTACCAGCGCGCCGGAATTGTGCTGGCCGATCATAAACGTGACATGGTTTACAACCGTCTGGTTCGGCGTTTACGGACGCTGAATCTGGATGACTTTGGACATTATCTCAGCCTGCTGGAAGCCAACGGTGACAGCGCGGAGTGGCAGGCGTTTATTAACTCGCTGACCACCAACCTGACCGCGTTCTTTCGCGAAGCGCATCACTTCCCGACGCTGGCGGAACATGCCGCGCGTCGGCAGGGGGAATACCGGGTGTGGAGTGCAGCAGCCTCAACGGGCGAGGAGCCATACTCCATCGCCATTACGCTGGCCGATACGCTGGGTACTGCACCGGGGCGCTGGAAAGTTGTCGCCAGTGATATCGACACCGAAGTGTTAGAAAAGGCGCAGAGCGGGATTTATCGACAAGAGGAGCTGAAAACGCTTTCCCAGCAGCAGCTTCAACGTTATTTCATGCGCGGTACCGGGCCGCATGATGGGCTGGTTCGCGTGCGCTCTGAGCTTGCCAACTACGTCGAGTTTAGCGCACTGAATTTACTCAGCGCCAAATATGCGATATCTGGCCCGTTCGATGCCATCTTCTGCCGTAACGTCATGATCTATTTTGATAAGGCGACTCAACAGGAGATCTTAAAACGCTTCGTACCGCTGCTAAAACCGGACGGTCTGCTGTTTGCCGGACATTCGGAAAACTTCAGCCATCTCGCCCGCGAATTCAGCCTGCGCGGACAAACGGTCTACGCGTTAAGTAAGGGAAGAGCATGA
- a CDS encoding protein-glutamate methylesterase/protein-glutamine glutaminase, with the protein MSKIRVLSVDDSALMRQIMTEIINEHDDMEMVATAPDPLVARDLIKKYNPDVLTLDVEMPRMDGLDFLEKLMRLRPMPVVMVSSLTGKGSEVTLRALELGAVDFVTKPQLGIREGMLAYSETIAEKVRAASRARISAHKSQPVPATLKAVPLLSSEKLIAIGASTGGTEAIRHVLQPLPLSSPALLITQHMPPGFTRSFAERLNKLCQITVKEAEDGERVLPGHAYIAPGDKHMELSRSGANYQIKIHDGPPVNRHRPSVDVLFHSVAKYAGRNAVGVILTGMGNDGAAGMHAMYQAGAWTIAQNEASCVVFGMPREAINTGGVSEVVDLSQVSQQMLAKISAGQAIRI; encoded by the coding sequence ATGAGTAAAATCAGGGTCTTGTCTGTTGATGATTCGGCGCTGATGCGGCAAATCATGACGGAAATTATTAACGAACATGACGATATGGAAATGGTCGCTACGGCGCCCGATCCGCTAGTCGCCCGCGATCTGATTAAAAAATACAACCCGGACGTGCTGACGCTGGACGTTGAAATGCCGCGGATGGATGGTCTGGATTTTCTGGAGAAGCTGATGCGATTGCGACCGATGCCGGTTGTCATGGTGTCATCGCTGACCGGAAAGGGGTCTGAGGTCACTTTGCGGGCGCTTGAGCTGGGCGCGGTGGATTTTGTCACCAAACCTCAGTTGGGCATTCGTGAAGGAATGCTGGCTTACAGCGAAACCATTGCTGAAAAAGTGCGTGCCGCTTCTCGGGCACGTATCTCTGCGCATAAATCGCAGCCGGTTCCCGCGACGTTGAAAGCTGTTCCGCTTCTGAGCTCCGAAAAGCTGATTGCGATTGGGGCATCCACCGGCGGTACGGAGGCCATTCGCCACGTATTACAGCCGTTGCCGCTCTCCAGCCCCGCGCTGCTGATTACCCAGCATATGCCGCCAGGATTCACCCGTTCTTTTGCGGAACGTCTTAATAAGCTGTGCCAGATAACGGTGAAAGAGGCGGAAGACGGCGAGCGCGTACTGCCTGGTCACGCCTACATTGCGCCGGGGGACAAGCATATGGAGCTGTCGCGTAGCGGGGCGAACTATCAAATTAAAATTCACGACGGGCCGCCGGTTAATCGCCATCGCCCGTCGGTTGATGTGCTGTTTCATTCGGTCGCGAAGTACGCGGGGCGCAATGCTGTGGGAGTCATCCTTACCGGCATGGGCAACGACGGTGCGGCCGGGATGCATGCGATGTACCAGGCCGGTGCCTGGACCATCGCGCAGAATGAAGCCAGTTGTGTGGTGTTCGGCATGCCGCGTGAGGCCATCAATACCGGTGGTGTCAGCGAAGTGGTCGATCTTAGCCAGGTAAGCCAGCAGATGCTGGCGAAAATCAGTGCCGGACAGGCAATACGTATTTGA
- the cheY gene encoding chemotaxis response regulator CheY: MADKELKFLVVDDFSTMRRIVRNLLKELGFNNVEEAEDGVDALNKLNSGGFGFVISDWNMPNMDGLELLKTIRASGTMAAMPVLMVTAEAKKENIIAAAQAGASGYVVKPFTAATLEEKLNKIFEKLGM, from the coding sequence ATGGCGGATAAAGAGCTTAAGTTTTTGGTTGTGGATGACTTTTCCACCATGCGTCGCATTGTGCGCAACCTGCTTAAAGAACTGGGGTTTAACAACGTTGAAGAGGCCGAGGATGGCGTCGATGCGCTGAATAAGCTCAATTCTGGCGGGTTTGGTTTTGTTATCTCTGACTGGAATATGCCGAATATGGACGGTCTGGAACTGCTGAAAACCATCCGTGCCAGCGGGACGATGGCGGCGATGCCGGTGCTGATGGTCACGGCGGAAGCCAAAAAAGAGAACATCATCGCCGCTGCACAAGCTGGCGCCAGCGGTTATGTGGTGAAACCGTTCACTGCCGCAACCCTGGAAGAAAAGCTGAACAAAATCTTCGAGAAACTGGGCATGTAA
- the cheZ gene encoding protein phosphatase CheZ, with product MMQSFIKPGEEHSAADIISRIGNLTRMLRDSLRELGLDQAIAEAAEAIPDARDRLDYVVQMTAQAAERALNSVEASQPHQDEMEKGAKALSTRWDAWFENPIELADARELVSDTRQYLGEVPGHTSFTNAQLLDIMMAQDFQDLTGQVIKRMMDVIQEIERQLLMVLLENIPEQGARQKRENESLLNGPQVDTSKAGVVASQDQVDDLLDSLGF from the coding sequence ATGATGCAATCTTTCATTAAGCCCGGCGAAGAACACTCCGCCGCGGACATTATCAGCCGCATTGGTAATCTGACCCGTATGTTGCGCGACAGCCTGCGCGAACTGGGGCTGGATCAGGCCATTGCGGAAGCGGCGGAGGCTATCCCTGACGCCCGCGATCGTCTGGACTACGTGGTGCAGATGACCGCACAGGCGGCAGAGCGTGCGCTCAACAGCGTTGAGGCCTCACAGCCACATCAGGACGAAATGGAAAAAGGGGCCAAAGCGCTTTCCACCCGCTGGGATGCCTGGTTTGAAAACCCGATTGAGCTTGCAGACGCCCGCGAACTGGTGAGCGACACCCGGCAATATCTAGGTGAAGTCCCTGGGCACACCAGCTTTACCAACGCTCAGTTGCTCGACATCATGATGGCGCAGGATTTCCAGGACCTCACGGGTCAGGTTATCAAGCGCATGATGGATGTGATTCAGGAGATTGAACGCCAGCTGCTGATGGTACTGCTGGAGAATATTCCTGAGCAGGGTGCGCGACAAAAACGTGAGAACGAAAGTCTTCTCAATGGCCCGCAGGTGGATACCTCAAAAGCAGGCGTGGTCGCAAGCCAGGATCAGGTTGACGATCTGCTGGACAGTTTAGGGTTTTAA
- the flhB gene encoding flagellar biosynthesis protein FlhB, translating to MAEESDDDKTEDPTPQKLEKAREEGQIPRSRELTSLLMLLVGVCVLWLGGESLARRLANLLSGGLRFDHSIVSDPNLILGQIILLLKEAMLALLPLIVGVMTVALVAPVMLGGLVFSGKSIAFKLDKLNPLPGIKRMFSAQTAAELVKAIMKAVLMGSVAGFFMWFHWPQMMRLVSESPMAAMGNALNMVGLCALLVVLGIIPMVGFDVFWQIHSHLKKLRMSRQDIRDEFKQSEGDPHVKGRIRQMQRAAARQRMMADVPKADVIVNNPTHYSVALQYDENKMSAPKVVAKGAGLVALRIREIGEENRIPMLEAPPLARALYRHADIGQQIPGALYAAVAEVLAWVWQLKRWKLAGGAQPKKPDNLPVPEALDFLNEKDSDG from the coding sequence GTGGCAGAAGAAAGCGACGACGATAAAACAGAAGACCCCACACCCCAAAAACTCGAAAAAGCACGAGAGGAAGGGCAGATCCCGCGATCCCGCGAGCTAACGTCACTATTGATGTTGCTGGTGGGCGTTTGCGTGCTCTGGCTGGGGGGAGAATCGCTAGCCCGCCGGTTAGCCAATCTTTTATCGGGCGGTCTGCGCTTCGACCACAGTATTGTCAGCGACCCGAATTTGATACTCGGGCAAATTATCCTGCTGTTAAAAGAAGCCATGCTGGCGCTATTACCGCTGATTGTCGGCGTGATGACGGTGGCGCTGGTGGCGCCGGTCATGCTGGGTGGTCTGGTGTTCAGTGGGAAATCCATCGCCTTTAAGCTCGATAAACTCAACCCTTTGCCCGGAATCAAACGGATGTTCTCCGCGCAGACGGCGGCGGAGTTGGTCAAAGCCATTATGAAAGCGGTGCTGATGGGTAGCGTGGCGGGCTTTTTCATGTGGTTTCACTGGCCGCAAATGATGCGTCTGGTCAGCGAATCGCCGATGGCGGCAATGGGTAATGCGTTGAATATGGTTGGGCTGTGTGCCTTATTGGTGGTGCTCGGCATTATCCCGATGGTGGGATTTGACGTGTTCTGGCAAATCCACAGCCACCTGAAAAAACTGCGCATGTCGCGTCAGGATATCCGCGATGAATTTAAGCAGAGCGAAGGCGACCCGCACGTTAAAGGTCGTATTCGTCAGATGCAACGTGCCGCCGCGCGACAGCGCATGATGGCGGACGTGCCAAAAGCGGATGTCATCGTCAATAACCCTACCCACTATTCCGTGGCGTTGCAGTACGACGAAAACAAAATGAGTGCGCCTAAAGTGGTGGCGAAAGGCGCGGGGCTGGTGGCGCTGCGTATTCGTGAGATTGGTGAAGAGAACCGTATTCCCATGCTCGAAGCACCGCCACTGGCGCGTGCTCTGTACCGTCATGCCGATATCGGCCAGCAGATCCCCGGCGCGCTGTATGCCGCGGTAGCAGAAGTGCTGGCATGGGTGTGGCAGCTCAAACGCTGGAAACTGGCAGGCGGCGCACAGCCGAAAAAACCGGATAACTTACCGGTGCCTGAGGCACTGGATTTTTTGAACGAGAAGGACTCTGATGGCTAA
- the flhA gene encoding flagellar biosynthesis protein FlhA, whose amino-acid sequence MANLVAMLRLPDNFKSTQWQVLAGPVLILLILSMMVLPLPAFVLDLLFTFNIALSIMVLLVAMFTQRTLEFAAFPTILLFTTLLRLALNVASTRIILMDGHTGGAAAGKVVEAFGHFLVGGNFAIGIVVFIILVIINFMVITKGAGRIAEVGARFVLDGMPGKQMAIDADLNAGIIGEEEAKKRRSEVTQEADFYGSMDGASKFVRGDAVAGILIMVINVIGGLLVGVLQHGLELGKAAESYTLLTIGDGLVAQIPALVISTAAGVIVTRVSTDQDVGEQMVGQLFSNPRVMLLSAGVLGLLGLVPGMPNLVFLLFTAALLALAWWIRGREMKAPEPSQPTKAVETTTQAVEATWSDVQLEDTLGMEVGYRLIPMVDFQQDGELLGRIRSIRKKFAQEMGFLPPVVHIRDNMDLPPARYRILLKGVEIGSGEAYPGRWLAINPGTAAGTLPGEMTTDPAFGLDAIWIENALKEQAQIQGFTVVEASTVVATHLNHLISQHSSELFGRQEAQQLLDRVTQEMPKLTEDLVPGVVTLTTLHKVLQNLLDEKVPIRDMRTILETLAEHAPIQADPGELTSVVRVALGRAITQRWFPGNDEVQVIGLDTPLERLLLQALQGGGGLEPGLADRLLAQSQEALSRQEMLGAPPVLLVNHALRPLLSRFLRRSLPQLVVLSNLELSDNRNIRMTATIGGK is encoded by the coding sequence ATGGCTAATCTAGTCGCAATGCTGCGTCTCCCCGACAACTTTAAATCCACCCAATGGCAGGTGCTTGCCGGGCCGGTGCTGATCCTGCTTATCTTGTCGATGATGGTGCTGCCGCTTCCGGCGTTCGTCCTCGACTTGCTATTCACCTTCAATATTGCGCTGTCGATTATGGTACTGCTGGTGGCGATGTTTACCCAGCGTACTCTGGAGTTTGCCGCTTTCCCGACCATCTTACTTTTCACCACATTATTGCGCCTGGCGCTAAACGTGGCCTCAACCCGTATTATCCTGATGGACGGTCATACTGGCGGGGCGGCAGCAGGTAAGGTGGTTGAAGCGTTTGGCCACTTCCTGGTCGGCGGTAACTTCGCCATCGGTATCGTGGTGTTTATCATCCTCGTTATCATCAACTTTATGGTTATCACCAAAGGTGCGGGACGAATTGCCGAAGTGGGGGCGCGTTTTGTCCTCGACGGGATGCCGGGTAAACAGATGGCGATTGATGCCGATCTTAATGCCGGGATTATTGGCGAAGAAGAGGCGAAAAAACGTCGCTCGGAAGTCACGCAGGAAGCCGACTTTTACGGTTCGATGGACGGTGCGAGTAAGTTTGTGCGCGGAGATGCTGTCGCGGGCATTCTGATTATGGTGATTAACGTCATCGGCGGTCTGTTGGTCGGCGTACTGCAACACGGTCTGGAACTGGGTAAGGCGGCGGAGTCATATACGCTGTTAACGATTGGTGACGGCCTGGTCGCCCAGATCCCAGCACTGGTCATCTCCACGGCAGCGGGCGTGATTGTGACCCGTGTGAGTACCGATCAGGATGTCGGCGAGCAGATGGTCGGCCAGTTGTTCAGCAATCCGCGCGTCATGTTACTGAGTGCCGGGGTACTGGGCTTGTTGGGCCTGGTGCCGGGCATGCCAAACCTGGTGTTCTTACTGTTTACCGCCGCCTTGCTGGCGCTGGCCTGGTGGATCCGTGGACGTGAAATGAAAGCCCCGGAGCCATCTCAGCCAACGAAAGCGGTGGAAACCACCACCCAGGCGGTTGAGGCAACGTGGAGCGATGTTCAGCTCGAAGATACGCTGGGGATGGAGGTGGGATATCGACTGATTCCGATGGTCGATTTCCAGCAGGATGGGGAACTGCTTGGCCGTATCCGCAGTATTCGTAAGAAATTTGCCCAAGAGATGGGGTTCCTACCGCCGGTGGTGCATATTCGCGACAATATGGACTTGCCGCCCGCGCGCTATCGCATCTTATTAAAAGGGGTCGAAATCGGCAGCGGTGAAGCCTATCCGGGCCGCTGGCTGGCGATAAACCCTGGCACGGCGGCGGGGACGCTGCCCGGTGAGATGACCACCGATCCAGCATTTGGTCTGGATGCTATCTGGATTGAAAATGCGCTCAAAGAGCAGGCGCAAATTCAGGGATTCACCGTGGTGGAAGCCAGTACCGTGGTGGCGACGCATCTTAACCATCTGATAAGCCAGCATTCGTCCGAACTGTTTGGTCGTCAGGAAGCACAGCAACTGTTGGATCGCGTGACCCAGGAGATGCCGAAGCTGACAGAAGATCTGGTGCCGGGCGTGGTAACGCTAACCACGCTGCATAAAGTGCTGCAAAATCTGCTGGATGAAAAAGTGCCGATTCGCGATATGCGAACCATCCTTGAAACCCTCGCCGAGCATGCGCCGATTCAAGCTGACCCGGGTGAACTGACCTCGGTAGTGCGCGTGGCGCTGGGACGGGCGATTACCCAACGCTGGTTCCCGGGCAATGATGAAGTGCAGGTGATTGGCCTTGATACGCCGCTGGAACGTCTGTTGCTGCAGGCATTACAGGGCGGCGGTGGTCTGGAGCCTGGGCTGGCCGATCGTCTGCTGGCCCAGTCGCAGGAAGCGTTGTCTCGCCAGGAGATGCTGGGCGCACCGCCGGTATTACTGGTCAATCATGCGCTGCGTCCACTGTTGTCACGTTTCTTGCGCCGCAGCCTGCCGCAACTGGTGGTGCTATCGAACCTGGAACTGTCTGACAACCGCAATATCCGCATGACGGCGACCATTGGAGGCAAATAA
- the flhE gene encoding flagellar protein FlhE: MRHVLWLLLLPFMAQAAGEGAWQDSRMGITLNHRGEAASSQPLAPSQPVQGSTTRVSWNIQLNGPSPAGLVTRLCSLSRCTELDGLSGSTMAFSQVSAAEPFRFIWEIPGGGRLIPALKVQSIQIIVNYR; this comes from the coding sequence ATGCGTCACGTTCTGTGGTTACTGTTACTGCCTTTTATGGCGCAAGCGGCGGGTGAGGGGGCCTGGCAGGACAGTCGGATGGGAATCACCTTGAACCATCGTGGTGAGGCGGCGTCTTCACAGCCTCTGGCACCTTCACAGCCGGTGCAGGGTTCGACGACGCGGGTGTCCTGGAATATTCAGCTTAACGGTCCGAGCCCCGCTGGCTTGGTGACCCGACTGTGCTCGCTTTCCCGCTGTACTGAACTCGATGGGCTGAGTGGCAGCACTATGGCATTCAGTCAGGTTTCCGCCGCAGAACCCTTCCGCTTTATATGGGAAATCCCGGGTGGCGGCAGATTAATCCCTGCACTAAAGGTGCAAAGCATACAAATCATCGTGAATTACCGCTAG
- a CDS encoding MFS transporter: protein MTRTRKIGLANYFAYGSGDFLGAGTTALTAAWLLYFYTTFCGLSPIEATFIFATARVLDAVVSPLMGFLTDNFGSTWFGKRFGRRKFFILLGIPCVFSYSFMWIGDMSFWYYLVTYLIFDVVYTMILVPYETLVPEMTDDFKQKTKFSGARIGMAQMSAILASFLPGILLSHFGKDNAISFFYASLVFSVLCAIMLTFVWFFTWERPREEWTVAALKAEEEKKHLTFSQSMSRLFTELSSTLRIKIFRQHLGMYLGGYIAQDVFNAVFTYYVVFVLMQEASMASNLLGTMAIFQFIAVIAMIPLCIRFGPAPSYRMVVVLFGLGSFSYAALYYAGMSDIYALLLLISAIAGLGRGGINYVPWNTYTYIADVDEVITGQRREGIFAGIMTLTRKASQAGAVMLVGIIMQMSGFVSGQKIQPPEVSHTILMVLSMGTIAVLICGFLVSLRFKLDLKTHGVLREETAKMRESGHAVPEMVTPQARATVEMLAGMPYESLWGNNNIGYLNRNKPAAPSLKQAATLNSTYNRG, encoded by the coding sequence ATGACTAGAACGCGAAAAATTGGATTGGCGAACTACTTCGCATACGGCTCGGGAGATTTCCTCGGTGCAGGGACAACCGCGCTGACCGCCGCATGGCTTCTCTACTTCTACACCACCTTTTGTGGCTTATCCCCCATTGAAGCAACCTTCATCTTTGCAACGGCCAGGGTTCTGGATGCGGTCGTCAGCCCGCTGATGGGATTCCTGACCGATAACTTTGGCTCCACCTGGTTTGGTAAACGTTTCGGTCGTCGTAAGTTCTTTATACTGCTTGGTATTCCTTGTGTGTTCAGCTATTCCTTCATGTGGATAGGGGACATGAGCTTCTGGTATTACCTGGTGACCTATCTGATTTTTGATGTGGTCTACACCATGATTCTGGTGCCGTACGAAACGCTGGTGCCGGAAATGACCGATGATTTTAAACAGAAAACCAAATTCTCCGGGGCGCGTATCGGCATGGCGCAGATGTCCGCCATTCTGGCCTCTTTCCTGCCGGGTATCTTGTTAAGCCACTTCGGTAAAGACAACGCGATTTCTTTCTTCTACGCAAGCCTGGTGTTCTCCGTACTGTGCGCGATCATGCTGACCTTCGTTTGGTTCTTCACCTGGGAGCGTCCACGTGAAGAGTGGACCGTTGCGGCGCTGAAGGCGGAAGAAGAGAAGAAACACCTGACTTTTAGTCAGAGCATGAGCCGTCTGTTCACGGAGCTGAGTTCTACGCTGCGGATTAAAATTTTCCGTCAGCACCTTGGCATGTATCTCGGCGGCTATATCGCCCAGGACGTGTTTAACGCCGTATTCACCTACTACGTGGTGTTTGTCCTGATGCAGGAAGCCTCTATGGCATCCAACCTGCTTGGTACGATGGCAATCTTCCAGTTCATCGCCGTGATCGCCATGATCCCGCTGTGTATCCGCTTCGGACCGGCACCGTCTTATCGCATGGTTGTGGTGCTGTTTGGTCTGGGCTCATTCTCCTATGCCGCACTGTATTACGCAGGGATGAGCGACATATACGCTCTGCTGTTGCTGATCTCTGCTATCGCCGGTCTGGGGCGTGGTGGTATCAACTATGTTCCATGGAACACCTATACCTATATTGCTGATGTGGATGAGGTCATTACCGGGCAGCGTCGTGAAGGGATCTTTGCCGGGATTATGACCCTGACCCGTAAAGCGTCTCAGGCAGGTGCGGTGATGCTGGTGGGGATCATCATGCAGATGTCCGGGTTTGTTTCTGGCCAGAAAATCCAGCCGCCGGAAGTGAGCCATACCATCCTGATGGTCCTCAGCATGGGCACCATTGCGGTGCTGATCTGCGGCTTCCTGGTTTCCCTGCGCTTTAAGCTCGACCTCAAAACCCACGGCGTACTGCGCGAAGAGACTGCCAAAATGCGCGAGTCTGGTCATGCAGTTCCTGAAATGGTGACACCGCAGGCACGTGCGACCGTCGAAATGCTGGCGGGGATGCCGTATGAATCCCTGTGGGGCAATAACAATATTGGTTATCTGAATCGTAATAAACCTGCTGCACCTTCTTTGAAGCAGGCTGCAACATTGAATTCGACTTACAACAGAGGTTAA